AAAATTGACATCCTTGTTGATCTTGCGGGGCATACAGGGGGTAATCGTACCGATGTGTATCCCTATCGGGCAGCTCCGGTACAGCTTGCAAGTTTGTTGGGGTGGAATTTTGGAGTTGGTTTGTCGTGTATGGATGCATTAATTGGCGATTATTGGACGTTGCCGGAAAGTCTCGAACAATACACCATAGAGCCGTTGCTCCGTCTGCCATGTAACACCTATGTTTGTCGCATGGATCCAAACTTGCCGCGTCTCCATAGTCTGCCAGCTAGACGTCGCGGCTATTTGACTTTTGGGACAACAACACGCTCAGTTCGGCTAAATGACCGTGATCTTGGACTGTGGGCTGAATTGTTAAAGTCGGTTCCGAATAGTCATTTGCAATTTAATAGTCGAAATTTCAAAGACCCTGCCTCCATCAATCGTATGATTGATTTTTTTGGTTTGCGTGGAGTTTCGGCTGATAGGCTGGAGTTCGATTTTACGTCACCAATTTACAAGGCTTTCGAAAGTATTGATATTTATCTCGATACTTTTCCTCATAATAATGGAACAACATTGTTTGAGGCTTTGTGGTACGGGTTGCCTGTTATTACCAAAATGGATAGGCCGCCTTTTGGTTGTATTGGTGCCTCAATATTGCATCATGGGGGTATGCCAGACCTCATTGCTAAAACAGAAGAGGAGTATATTTCTATTGCGCAGCGATTGGCAGGTGACTTGGATGCTCTGGAGCGACGGCGGATTTTTCAACGTGATACCATTGCTTCAACCGCACTGTTTGATGAAGTGACATCTGTGCGTTGGTTTGAACGTGCTTATTTTGCAATGTATCAAAAGAAACTTGAGGGGTTAAAACAATGAAAGTAGTGATTTTGGCTGGAGGTTTGGGTACACGCATCAGTGAAGAAAGTATCACTAAACCTAAGCCGATGGTGGAGATTGGCGGTAAGCCAATCCTCTGGCACATCATGAAGATTTATGCGTCTTGGGGATTTAATGAGTTTGTGATTTGCCTAGGATACAAAGGCTACCTGATCAAGGAGTATTTTTACAATTACTTCCTACACCAGGCTGATGTCACAATCGATTTGAAACAGAATCGTGTCGACTATCGCAATGGTAAAGCCGAGCCTTGGGTAATTCACCTTGTGGATACTGGTGAAAACACCATGACCGGCGGGCGAGTCAAGCGCATTGGTGATTATGTTCGTGATGACGAGTTTTTTTTCCTAACCTATGGTGATGCAGTTACCGACCTGGACATCCCTGCAACGTTAGCACAGCATCGCGAACGCGGAAAGTTGGCAACGTTGACTGCAGTTCGTCCTCCTGCACGCTTTGGGAATCTGGCTCTAGAAGGTCTACAAGTTCAGCGCTTTGTTGAGAAACCGAAAGATGGAGCGGGTTTGATCAACGGTGGATTTTTCGTCTTGTCGCCCAAGGTGCTTGACTATATCGAAACCGATGCAACAGTCTGGGAACAGGAGCCCCTTAATCAGCTTACCGCTGAGGGGCAACTTGAGGCCCACATTCATAATGGTTTCTGGCAACCCATGGATACGATTTACGAAAAAAATCTGCTGGAAAATATGTGGAGCTCCGGCAAGGCTGCGTGGAAACGCTGGGAGTAAGTATGAACAATGAAAAGGCGTGGGAAGAAAAATACCAAGAAGGCTATGGTAACAATTATGTCGAAAGCCATATACTTCGTCTTTATTTTTATCTGCTTCGACGTGAGTTTGGCCTGAAAAGCAGCAAGATGTTTGATTGGGGCATGGGCAATGGCCTGAATGCGGAGTTTCTTGCCCGGCAAGGACTTGAGGTTTCCGGTTGTGATGTCAGTGCCTCTGCCGTCGAACAAGCACGCCTTCGTGTCCCCACTAGGGCAGCACACTTCCAGGCCACAACACTGGGGGATGATTCTTTTGGAATCAATGGGGGGGGTATGACCTTCTGTTGGCCAATGAATCGATTTACTACCTCGACGACACGCAAGTCAATCGGCTGTGCGAGTGCACCAAGGAGGCGCTTACCACCCGAGGTTTGTTCTTGGTCACCTAGATTGTCAAGGAGCACTACTATTTTGACTGGGCTGAACCACAAACCGACGGCTTGTGGCTGGCAAAAATCTAGGGCCGTCAGAATGAGGAGTTCCTGATGAACTTTAAGACGGGCTCTGAGGCAGTGACTCTGTTGAGCCAACATTTCACCCTTGCACGCAAAGGGTATTATGACATGCAGATCAATGAGGGCCGCCGTCTGCACTACTGGTATTTGTTGCAAAGGAAAGAACATGTTTGATATCCCATTCGCCAAGCCTTCGATTACTGATCGCGAAGTCGCGTATGCCACTGATGCAGCCGCCAATGGGTGGGGTAAGAAATGTTACGAGTACATTACGCGCTTTGAGCGGTCGTTTGCGGAATATCTGGGCGCTAAGCATGCCATCGCAACCTCGAGTTGCACAGGGGCCTTGCATATCGCCATGCGTGCTCTTGGAATTGGCGACGGTGATGAAGTCATCCTGCCTGAGATTACCTGGATTGCCTCGGCCGCACCGGTGACTTACGAGAGGGCCAAACCGGTATTTGTGGATATCGATCCGAAAACTTGGTGCATCGACGTTACTAAGGTTGAGGCGGCCATCACCCCCCGGACTAAGGCCATCATTGCCGTTCACCTCTACGGCAACCTGTGTGACATGGCACGCTTGCGAGAAATTGCGAATCGTCATGGGCTCTATCTGATCGAAGATGCTGCCGAGGCATTGGGCTCTCAGTGGCAGAGGCAAAAGGCCGGTAGTGTTGCAGACGTGGGCGTGTTTTCTTTCCATGGGACAAAAACGATCACCACAGGTGAGGGGGGTATGTTGGTCTGTCAGCGGGATGACATCTACGAAAAGGCACTCCTGCAGTCCAATCACGGCCGTAAGCCATCGAAGCACACCATCTTCTGGATGGATGAGGTTGGCGTTAAATACAAAATGTCGAACATCCAGGCCGCTATTGGCCTAGCGCAGATCGAGCGCATTGAAGAGTTAGTGACACGTAAGCGTGAAATATTCGCTTATTACCAATCCGCGTTGGCCGATCTTGACGTTGATTTGAATCCGGAAAATCCGGGCGATGTGAATTCTTACTGGCTGCCCGCTGTCGTCGCGCACGGTGGTCTGAGTGAAGAAAAGCGCGATGCAATGCTGGAAGAGGCTAATGCGCAGGGAATCGGGTTGCGGCCATTCTTTTATTCATTGACACGCTTTCCGATGTTCTCACACCTCAAGGAGTCACCTGTCTCTGCCAAGGTCTGTCGAGCTGGGCTTAACTTACCGAGCTTCCATGATATGACGGAAGATGATTTGAAGGTGGTCGTGGCCGAGGTACGCAAAGGTTTGAGTACATGAATCCAGATTTCTGGCAAGGTAAGCGTGTTTTCCTGACCGGGCACACTGGATTCAAGGGGGGGTGGCTAAGTCTGCTGCTGGAGCGTCTTGGTGCAGTGGTTACTGGATATGCCCTAGCACCTGCGACGCAGCCCTGCTTGTTCGAGCTGGCACATGTAGCGCAGGGTTTAAAGGCCAGCCATCTCGCCGATATCCGCGATACGAAGGCGCTGACTGCTGCAATGCAGCAAGCGGAACCAGAGATCGTCTTTCATTTGGCTGCACAACCGCTTGTACGAGCAAGCTACAGGGACCCGTCGGAGACTTGGTCGACCAATGTCATGGGAACGGTCAATGTGCTGGAAGCGGTGCGCAACTGCCCCGGCGTTCGGGCTGTTCTGGTGGTGACCACCGATAAGTGTTACGAAAATCGTGAATGGGTCTGGGGGTATCGTGAAATCGATGCTCTGGGAGGTTACGATCCTTATTCCGCCTCGAAAGCCAGCGCCGAGCATGTGGTCGCGAGCTATCGCCGTTCTTTCTTGGCTGAAAAAGGTGTGCTCATAGCGACTGCTCGGGCTGGGAATGTGATCGGGGGGGGGGATTGGTCCGAGGACAGACTCATCCCAGATGTGGTGCGTGCCGTGGCAAATAATGAACCTCTGGTCATCCGAAACCCGTTGGCAACTCGCCCTTGGCAGCATGTACTGGAAGCCATCAACGGGTACATGCTGTTGGCTGAGCGTTTGCTGGCAGGGGATGAATCTTTTGCCGAGGCGTTTAACTTTGGGCCGGGAAGCGAAGGCAATCGTACGGTGCAAGAGGTACTGTCCGGGCTAAACAAACACTGGCCTAGGCTAAGTTGGCATCACGATCAGTCTCAGCAGCTTCATGAGGCAGGCTTCCTATTTCTCGATACTAGCCTCGCTCGTTCGCGACTCAAATGGGCTCCATGCTGGGAATTCGATGAGGGAGTTGCACAGACGGCATATTGGTACCATCAAGTGCTAGCGGACCCTTCCTCGGCTCGCGAAATTACATTGCACCAGATTCAAACTTATTTTGGATAGAAAAATGGATAAAAATCATATTCGCCAACAAATTCTTCAATTGGTGGATGCCTATGCGGCGGCAGAACATGCAGAGAAACAAGCTTTCGTTCCTGGAAAAACCATCATTCCTCCCTCTGGGAAAGTGATTGGTGCAGCAGAGATGAGGAATATGGTGGAGGCAAGCCTTGATGGCTGGCTGACCACAGGTCGCTTCAATGACGCTTTCGAGAAGGCACTCGCGCAGTATGTGGGCGTACGCTACGCCATCACGGTGAACTCGGGTTCGTCGGCCAACTTGGCGGCATTTGCAGCTTTGACCTCGCCCCGCCTAGGTGATAGAGCGATTAAGCCGGGTGATGAGGTCATCGGAGTGGCTGCCGGGTTCCCAACAACTATTAATCCGATTTTGCAAATGGGAGCCGTTCCAGTATTTGTGGACATTGATATTCCCACTTACAACGTAAATGTTGAAGCACTGGAAGCGGCGATTGGACCGCGCACTAAGGCAATCATGCTGGCGCACACTCTGGGTAATCCTTATAATCTGGGCGTGATTACTGAGCTGTGCCGCAAACATGGCTTATGGTTGGTTGAGGATTGCTGTGACGCCTTGGGCTCGACCTATAAGGATAAAAAAGTAGGTACATTTGGCGATATCGCCACATTGAGTTTCTATCCCGCTCATCACATCACCATGGGTGAAGGTGGTGCAGTACTGACCAATAACCCGGATCTCAAAATGGCCGCGGAGTCTTTCCGAGATTGGGGTCGAGATTGCTACTGCGCGCCGGGTTGCGATAACACCTGCGGAAAACGTTACGGCTGGCAATTGGGTAATCTGCCCCCGGGTTATGACCATAAATACATTTATAGCCATCTCGGTTACAACCTGAAAATTACTGACATGCAGGCCGCTTGCGGCTTGGCTCAGCTCCAGCGTATCGATGAATTTGTGCTTGCTCGTAGGCGAAATTTCATTTATTTGCGGAGTTGTCTTGAAGGCTGTCAAGATTTTTTGGTGTTGCCTGAAGCGACTGAGGGAAGTGATCCATCCTGGTTTGGTTTTCCTATTACTCTGAACGAGGGATTGGATTTTTCAAGAAATGATTTGCTGCAATATTTGCAGCAAAAAAATATAGGCACGCGACTTCTCTTTGCAGGTAATGCTACTAAGCAGCCTTATATGATTGGTCGGAATTATAATGTGGTCGGTGAACTGACTAATACTGATAGGATAATGATTAATACTTTTTGGTTGGGGGTTTATCCTGGTCTAGGTGAGGCGGAGCTTGGCTTCATGGCGCAGAGTATTAAAAACTATTTGGGCTTGGGGTTCGATTAATGATTTTGGAGCCTCTTGCACTTGAAGGGGCTTATCTAGTTCATGGCTACCGGATGGCTGATGAGCGAGGTTGGTTCTGGAAGAATTATCAAGATACTGCATTTGGTCATCTGGGGCTGGAATTTGAATGTCGTGAAACTTTTTTTTCGATGTCATCCTCCGGTGTGCTTCGCGGTATGCATTTTCAATTGCCTCCTAAGGCGCATAATAAATTAGTGACCTGTTTGTCCGGTGAGGTATTCGATGTGTTGCTCGATATGCGTAAAAATTCGCTTACGTTCGGCAAGGCAATTTCTGTAAAACTAAATAGTGAGGGTGATGTGTCTGTTTTCGTTCCGATAGGATTGGCACACGGTTTTTACGTCATGACTGAACGGGCAATGATGTGTTACCAAACCTCAATACCGTACGATCCAAATAGCGACAGTGGCGTTAACTGGAATTCTATAGCTGTGGACTGGCCTATTACACAACAGCCAGTGTTGTCTGAGCGTGACCAAGGGTTGCCCCCTTGGCGTCCTTGCTATTCTCCGTTTTAATCGAATTGAAAAGCATTGACTGGACTGCCGTCCTCGCCGTTGCACGAGAGCATGCTCGGGCTGGGCTGTTTGGCAAGTGTCGTCGTCTCTGCCGGCAGGTTACTGATCTTTTCCCCTACGATCTGGCAGTCCAGCTTGATGTTGGTATCTTGCTCTCTAGTTATGGCTTCCTTAGTGATGCCCGTGTCTGTTATTCGAAAGCACAAAATATTGCCCCATTAGACTTGCGCAGCAAGGTCAACCTTGCCAATCTTGTTCGCGATGCAGGAGAGAGTGGTGAGGCACGTAGTCTTTATAGCGACCTACTGATCTGTATGTCAGACCATCCTGTAATCCGTCGCAACGTACTCGTCAGTCAGGAATACGATCCGGAGATGTCAAATGCCGAACGACTGTGCCAAGCCAAAGCTTGGGGGGAGTGGGCTAGAGCTCGTGTGGGAGGAGGCCAGGTTCGCCCTAAGATGCTGCCGTTGAAGGAGCGGGCTCTGCGCCTTGGCTACGTCTCCGCTGATCTTTGCCAGCACACCGTCGGCTTGTTTATTAAGGATGTGCTTAAAGCGCACGATCCGGGCCGGGTCGAGGTGTACGCTTATAGCGCTGGGCAGCTGAACGACTGGGTTACCGATCAAATCCGTACAGCCTGTACCCTGCGCGACATTTCCTCACTTGACGATTCCGC
This genomic window from Dechloromonas sp. ZY10 contains:
- the rfbF gene encoding glucose-1-phosphate cytidylyltransferase, with translation MKVVILAGGLGTRISEESITKPKPMVEIGGKPILWHIMKIYASWGFNEFVICLGYKGYLIKEYFYNYFLHQADVTIDLKQNRVDYRNGKAEPWVIHLVDTGENTMTGGRVKRIGDYVRDDEFFFLTYGDAVTDLDIPATLAQHRERGKLATLTAVRPPARFGNLALEGLQVQRFVEKPKDGAGLINGGFFVLSPKVLDYIETDATVWEQEPLNQLTAEGQLEAHIHNGFWQPMDTIYEKNLLENMWSSGKAAWKRWE
- a CDS encoding class I SAM-dependent methyltransferase, whose amino-acid sequence is MNNEKAWEEKYQEGYGNNYVESHILRLYFYLLRREFGLKSSKMFDWGMGNGLNAEFLARQGLEVSGCDVSASAVEQARLRVPTRAAHFQATTLGDDSFGINGGGMTFCWPMNRFTTSTTRKSIGCASAPRRRLPPEVCSWSPRLSRSTTILTGLNHKPTACGWQKSRAVRMRSS
- a CDS encoding DegT/DnrJ/EryC1/StrS family aminotransferase, with translation MFDIPFAKPSITDREVAYATDAAANGWGKKCYEYITRFERSFAEYLGAKHAIATSSCTGALHIAMRALGIGDGDEVILPEITWIASAAPVTYERAKPVFVDIDPKTWCIDVTKVEAAITPRTKAIIAVHLYGNLCDMARLREIANRHGLYLIEDAAEALGSQWQRQKAGSVADVGVFSFHGTKTITTGEGGMLVCQRDDIYEKALLQSNHGRKPSKHTIFWMDEVGVKYKMSNIQAAIGLAQIERIEELVTRKREIFAYYQSALADLDVDLNPENPGDVNSYWLPAVVAHGGLSEEKRDAMLEEANAQGIGLRPFFYSLTRFPMFSHLKESPVSAKVCRAGLNLPSFHDMTEDDLKVVVAEVRKGLST
- the rfbG gene encoding CDP-glucose 4,6-dehydratase codes for the protein MNPDFWQGKRVFLTGHTGFKGGWLSLLLERLGAVVTGYALAPATQPCLFELAHVAQGLKASHLADIRDTKALTAAMQQAEPEIVFHLAAQPLVRASYRDPSETWSTNVMGTVNVLEAVRNCPGVRAVLVVTTDKCYENREWVWGYREIDALGGYDPYSASKASAEHVVASYRRSFLAEKGVLIATARAGNVIGGGDWSEDRLIPDVVRAVANNEPLVIRNPLATRPWQHVLEAINGYMLLAERLLAGDESFAEAFNFGPGSEGNRTVQEVLSGLNKHWPRLSWHHDQSQQLHEAGFLFLDTSLARSRLKWAPCWEFDEGVAQTAYWYHQVLADPSSAREITLHQIQTYFG
- the rfbH gene encoding lipopolysaccharide biosynthesis protein RfbH, which encodes MDKNHIRQQILQLVDAYAAAEHAEKQAFVPGKTIIPPSGKVIGAAEMRNMVEASLDGWLTTGRFNDAFEKALAQYVGVRYAITVNSGSSANLAAFAALTSPRLGDRAIKPGDEVIGVAAGFPTTINPILQMGAVPVFVDIDIPTYNVNVEALEAAIGPRTKAIMLAHTLGNPYNLGVITELCRKHGLWLVEDCCDALGSTYKDKKVGTFGDIATLSFYPAHHITMGEGGAVLTNNPDLKMAAESFRDWGRDCYCAPGCDNTCGKRYGWQLGNLPPGYDHKYIYSHLGYNLKITDMQAACGLAQLQRIDEFVLARRRNFIYLRSCLEGCQDFLVLPEATEGSDPSWFGFPITLNEGLDFSRNDLLQYLQQKNIGTRLLFAGNATKQPYMIGRNYNVVGELTNTDRIMINTFWLGVYPGLGEAELGFMAQSIKNYLGLGFD
- the rfbC gene encoding dTDP-4-dehydrorhamnose 3,5-epimerase, which translates into the protein MILEPLALEGAYLVHGYRMADERGWFWKNYQDTAFGHLGLEFECRETFFSMSSSGVLRGMHFQLPPKAHNKLVTCLSGEVFDVLLDMRKNSLTFGKAISVKLNSEGDVSVFVPIGLAHGFYVMTERAMMCYQTSIPYDPNSDSGVNWNSIAVDWPITQQPVLSERDQGLPPWRPCYSPF